Proteins encoded together in one Syntrophorhabdaceae bacterium window:
- the casA gene encoding type I-E CRISPR-associated protein Cse1/CasA has protein sequence MNVAFNDWIPVLEGGRERLASIRDALSNEKIIDLAVLPHQRVAAMRLLMCVAHAALDGPKDYEEWEKARKRLPGAVQAYLSDHKDLFELFHPDFPWLQVKDLGGKDITPLSHLDFTLTKGGNPKVFNYQDIPDRPHADRPKAALDLITYLNFALQGAGPKARWQGKDTPVAGQPSGPCGPAIAHCFLRGRNLLETLCLNLVTHEEIERHGVGMGRPVWEQFPRSRGDKDAISNATGTYLGSLVPLTRLIRILPDGNGMYCGLGFIFRSLTEEEGKNVDGPQGGVVLLPTAAIVVEKAKNGGVEIRKYVTVDKNKALWRELPAIIVKRSSEKSDDGSVWALSNIPVDSPCDIHVCSFISEKGIKQKIHKIVESVFHVPAAVREHSGVYSDGVQNAERVAQALGGAIIKYCKSLSAKGKGLADRAGEFYWTLVEGSLPLLVAHIEAIGTDDFTPTGVTWRNSLTRAARDVYETMCGREGPGRLQAYMKGLKHLTKRIQQITGGIENVRVSE, from the coding sequence GTGAATGTCGCATTTAACGATTGGATACCCGTGCTGGAGGGTGGCCGGGAAAGACTGGCAAGTATCCGTGATGCGTTGAGCAATGAAAAAATTATTGACCTCGCTGTCTTGCCCCACCAACGGGTGGCTGCGATGAGGCTCCTGATGTGCGTTGCCCACGCGGCCCTTGACGGGCCCAAAGATTACGAGGAGTGGGAAAAGGCCCGGAAAAGGCTGCCGGGGGCCGTTCAAGCCTATCTCTCGGACCACAAGGACCTGTTTGAGCTCTTTCACCCGGACTTCCCATGGCTGCAGGTGAAGGACCTGGGGGGAAAAGATATAACCCCTCTTTCACATCTCGACTTCACGCTGACAAAAGGCGGCAACCCGAAGGTCTTCAACTACCAGGACATTCCCGACCGGCCCCATGCGGACCGGCCGAAAGCGGCCCTGGACCTGATAACATATCTGAATTTCGCCCTCCAGGGGGCGGGACCGAAGGCCAGATGGCAGGGAAAAGACACCCCGGTCGCGGGCCAGCCGAGCGGACCGTGCGGCCCGGCCATAGCGCATTGTTTCCTCAGGGGACGTAACCTCCTCGAGACCCTGTGCCTCAACCTTGTCACCCATGAAGAAATTGAAAGGCACGGCGTCGGAATGGGCCGACCCGTGTGGGAGCAGTTCCCCCGGTCGAGGGGAGACAAGGATGCGATAAGCAATGCCACCGGCACCTATCTTGGTTCCCTGGTTCCCCTCACCCGGCTCATACGGATATTGCCTGACGGTAACGGGATGTATTGCGGCCTCGGGTTCATATTCCGATCGCTCACGGAAGAGGAGGGGAAGAATGTGGATGGGCCGCAGGGCGGCGTGGTGCTCCTCCCGACTGCCGCTATCGTAGTGGAAAAAGCAAAAAATGGCGGGGTCGAGATACGCAAATATGTCACGGTCGACAAAAACAAAGCCTTATGGCGGGAACTGCCAGCGATAATCGTCAAACGTTCCTCAGAAAAGAGTGACGATGGAAGCGTTTGGGCATTGTCCAATATCCCCGTGGACAGCCCCTGCGACATCCACGTATGCTCCTTCATCAGCGAAAAAGGCATAAAACAGAAGATCCACAAGATCGTCGAATCAGTGTTCCATGTCCCCGCTGCCGTCCGCGAGCATAGCGGGGTATATTCGGACGGGGTGCAGAACGCCGAACGGGTTGCCCAGGCGCTGGGCGGGGCTATTATTAAATATTGCAAGTCTCTCTCTGCAAAAGGGAAAGGCCTTGCCGACAGGGCAGGGGAGTTCTATTGGACCCTGGTCGAGGGCAGTCTTCCTCTTCTTGTCGCACATATCGAAGCGATCGGCACGGATGACTTTACGCCGACCGGCGTTACCTGGAGGAACAGCCTCACCCGGGCGGCCCGTGATGTCTACGAAACCATGTGCGGGCGGGAGGGGCCAGGTCGTCTGCAGGCCTATATGAAGGGGCTCAAACATCTGACTAAACGCATACAGCAAATTACAGGAGGAATAGAAAATGTACGAGTATCTGAATAA
- the cas6e gene encoding type I-E CRISPR-associated protein Cas6/Cse3/CasE, with protein sequence MNWLTQIRLRTFDAYKAGFTDSYSIHKALWGCFPSSAREQKRDFLTRIDPTEHEFHVWLLSKRQPEIPTWCPEGSFQTKKIPASFLEHARYYFDLVVNPTKAIVVRDAEGVKQGRSKRVPLIKDDDLRRWLARKGEVSRIREGSPPADIPGGFRIIEDENTPLDIMTIGKSYFTGRQGNAGVHGGARFRGVLQVTDRAQFKRTYNEGIGSAKGFGFGLLLLAPVR encoded by the coding sequence ATGAACTGGCTAACGCAGATCCGGCTCAGAACGTTTGACGCCTACAAGGCGGGATTCACCGACAGCTATTCCATCCACAAGGCGCTCTGGGGGTGCTTCCCCTCTTCCGCGCGCGAGCAGAAACGGGATTTCCTGACCCGGATCGACCCGACGGAACACGAGTTCCACGTCTGGCTGCTTTCCAAGAGACAGCCGGAGATACCGACCTGGTGCCCTGAAGGGTCGTTCCAGACGAAAAAGATCCCTGCGTCGTTCCTCGAACACGCCAGGTATTATTTTGACCTTGTCGTCAACCCGACGAAGGCGATCGTGGTCCGTGATGCTGAAGGCGTGAAGCAGGGCAGGAGCAAACGCGTTCCGCTTATTAAAGACGATGACCTCCGGCGCTGGCTGGCGAGAAAAGGCGAGGTGAGCAGGATACGGGAAGGCTCTCCCCCCGCCGATATCCCGGGCGGGTTCCGCATAATAGAGGACGAAAATACGCCGCTCGATATTATGACCATCGGGAAGTCATATTTCACCGGCAGGCAAGGCAACGCCGGCGTCCACGGCGGCGCCAGGTTCCGCGGTGTGTTGCAGGTCACCGACCGGGCACAGTTTAAGAGGACATACAACGAAGGCATCGGCAGCGCGAAGGGATTCGGTTTCGGCCTTTTGCTTCTCGCTCCTGTCAGATAA